The genomic DNA TGCTACGTCGGCTGCCCCAAGGAGTGCCCTAACAAGTGCATCGCCTCCTGCACCCGCTGCCGCAGCTTCTGCAGTACGTTAATGAAATTTATTAACCTGCGCTTCCCGGTTTCTGTTTTAAGTCAAACATTTGTCTatgatatttaaaaatattatacTTCCTCTGTCCCACAAAGACTATCCGTTTagaaaatttttggacacaCTAATAATTATGACAAGTTATCATACTATCTCTAATTACTCTGCTTGGTTTCTCGATTCGGAACAAATGCAGTGCATTGGAACAAAAAAAGCACCGATTGATCATTTCGTTGGGTCTATGCACTTCTTAATGCACTTTTTTTATTGACATGAGTGTGCTTTAATTAGATTAGTTTCATTAAAAGCTAAATGAACActttttgtgggacaaaatttgaaaattaaatATGAACTCTCTTTGTGGGACAGAGGGATTATGTATTATGACAAACAACGTGTATACAATTAGCAACCTCTTGCGGCGACCCGCTAATAACGTGTATGTTTTGTACATAATATAGTGTGTGACTTCTTCCCCGGCACCTCGTGCGGCGACCCGCGCttcaccggcggcgacggcaacaCCTTCTACTTCCACGGCCACAAGGACCGGAGCTTCTGCATCCTCTCCGACGCCGGCGTCCACATCAACGCCCACTTCATCGGCAACCACAACCCGGAGCTGAAGCGCGACTTCACGTGGGTGCAGGCGCTGGGCATCACATTCGCCGGCGGTCGTCACCGCCTCTACATCGGCTCCCGCAAGGCCGCGCGGTGGGACGAGGAGGTGGACCACATCGTGGTCGCCCTGGACGGCGAGcccgtcgacgtcgccgccgtcaGGGACGCGCGCTGGTCGTCCGGGACCCTTCCGGGGCTGTCCGTCACCCGCACTGACGCCGTCAACAGCGTCCTCGTCCAGCTCGATGGCGTGTTCGCCGTCTCGGCCAACGCCGTTcccgtcaccgacgaggacgatAGGGTTCACAAGTACGGCAGGACCGACAGGGACAGCCTCGTGCACCTCGACCTCGGCTTCCGGTTCCACAACCTCACCGCGGACGTCGACGGCGTGCTCGGGCAGACGTACAGCCCCAGCTACGTGAGCAGGCTGGACATCGGCGCGAAGATGCCCGTCATGGGCGGCGCGCACAAGTACCTCTCGTCGAGCCTCTTCTCCACCGACTGCGCCGTCTCCAAGTTCCAGCACGGCGTCACCGCATTTGCTTCTTAATAAATATGTCGTCTATGGAGAAGTTGCTACCTGCTGATCACATGCACCGGCAAGGAAATAATTAATTATGTCAACGATTACTCTACCTTCGTATGTAATGTACTTGGGTCCGAGTACCCGTTGATCTTGTAGCAATGCAGAAATAAGTACTAAAGAAAGTCTCAACGTAGACTGAGACGATGGTGTTTTTGGTACATCTCCAATGCAGGAGCAATAGATTTCGTATAATCTGTGGATTGGATGTATTAAATTGAGGACTCGACCGGCATATCCAAGTTCCAGCACGGCGGTAGAAGAAGTTGAAGATGGTGAGAGCAGCGCAGATGGTGACTGTAGAAGAAGTTGAAGGCAGGAGCCTACGGACTGATATCATCCCCCCTACCCCCGCAATTAGAACATACACTGGTGGAGGACCAGGTattagtcccggttggaaaGAGCCTTAGGGCTCTAAAGTCAAGTCCAACCGAGACTAATGAGGAGAGACAAAAGGCCTCTCCTTTAGTCCTCTCCTTTAGTCCAGGTTCGTTTTACAAACCGAGACTAAAGGGGGGCTGCTCCAGCGCCGTGCTCCCCCCTTTAGTCtcggttggtaataccaaccgggACAGAGGatccccattttctttttcttttccaatttTAATTACTCTAATTATTATTATGCGCATATATTCTAATTGTTGTCTCACTTATTCGTGCGAGAGCTATCTTGAAGTAGACCGGCCGACCTGATTGAGATCGGGAGGAACAGATTAGAGGCGCCCAGACATCCACGCATGGCTGCAAGGTGTGTGGCAGAGCCGCAGAGGCGCGCCGACCTCAAGGAGGCCGTATGTAGCGgatccgcccaaattaaaccggcttaagtgcgctagcTATCATTTTAATGaataatcaagttaccacgcacttaaaacggtgtaatccggcagtcagtcgggtaaatcccgattaaactactgtactccaggatcacaattgcactagaagtttcgcacgaagacgagcacatgtgatacaagcatacagagatcctcaaattaatttacaacacaggttttacataaaagctttAAATACAAACTACAGAGTTCAAATACACAGCGGAAATTTAAAACCGAGTTCAAAATACAATACGTAACTATGAACGACGATACatggtgagctccacatcctgccaccgatgtgatgccaacctgcccgatcttcacggggaagacggggcccactcgacggtccaacccggaggaagcggttgtccaatccaggatgcacagacctcctcgaagtcagcgggaacacaacctgctcagaagggttacaacaacaacccagagtatactaatactcagcaaggcttacccgagtatgggtatacttagcccattaactagacatgcaggctttttggctctggagttcttttgctgaaaggctgctagcagtgaatccttactttcaatattttagccccATTTAGTATatcaagtattaactaaattcgcctaagtaactagagcatacatggtggatCAGGTTATCCTTTAGTAAATACAATCAACTATTTCATTTATTCTCACTTCcatcctttactacgatgtgacagagagatcaaggttctcttaTCCGAGAGagatggcgaatcgatccgatttaactttacaaggtggacctaactcacacgacacgtgaaaaccccgtGGGGACAcccacgtcaactgttcccattgTCACCCCggcgtctgaatcacgcctgccaaaacccgggtgaagggtccctcacggcgaactcccggagaactcGGAGGTGAcatactatccaacacccgccatcattccactcctaGAGTAgcgggtcgcgattcaaagtatcggtGCAATTCaagtaattagcttaccggtttcgactacctcctactttcggcatgtggttagtactgttcaatccccGATCTATGTGCCAAtaatggtacggtcctcaaccGACACAAACGGAGACTTACTTTCCGCTCATACCAAATCCTTACTTCAACTTGTCTCCGTCCGGTCTCCACTTTTCTTTCTGTCCGGGTTTATACTCGAGAACTTTAACAAGTATAGCCCTATCTCTCGCGATTGACCGGATATCACTCGACTGCTATCGCgttcctacttagcaaagcatgTCTAACGCCACCTACAAGCTAGTAGAAACTCACATGTACCTATAGAAATATGCaaactagggtttcatacaatTCCTATagacgtaaatgcacaaatacataGATAAACATGGAATACTAAAAGtaaaggttatgctccggggctttgaTGTAGAtgcggcccgatcttccgagaggtagggtagattcgattgatggagtacgtgacgttggcgatccgacttctaatcagacacgaattcgaagcctgcaaccgttacaccaccgctccgctggttatcaaccaagcacaacttgattgacctcgccgagaaggcttttcctgcaagcgaatcgaagaacacaagcaagaaaggataaacacgcaatctgaaattgcagatgtgtatgaagcgaaaatcaaagtggggttcaagaactcgattccaaaggactaatcgacacagtggaggagatcaagaacgggggccctggatcaatgtataaggacttgtcgccacagatacaacgatgcaatgtctgttcctcaaaggaaaactcaagactaaacaaaacccaagtctaaaagacggcggctactgagtttatatccTAAGGGAGGTCCTAGGGTTGCTGGAGGAGGCCAAGGGGGCGTCCACCACTTGGGCCAACATGGTACACGGGCCAATAGCCCAaaagacggcggcgcagcgccctgacagattctggacgtcatATTGTTTTGGCGATTCCCATCGACTCCGAATGAATTTAGGCCTCATACCAGTTCCATTGGAAGCTcgttgaaattatctttccatccatataaagagcaTCCAAAACGGACTCCGTATGCGGCCTGGGCGTTGATTTTGGTGCGGGCTACTCCTGGACTCCGAAACAGACTCGAACTCgacttggattgggcctccaactcgtccaccacgcctccaaactcctccccaacgtcctcctcatcatctccatggtttctaacaataattaaatcattaggtagtaatttattctcaaatccaaatgacaaatttatttggaacgatctcaccttataatcaatgGTCGTATCCGAAGGTGTCGTGCCCTCATCAGGCTTGCCTTGCAgatcagcggggttagcgacttcttcGGAAGTGGGTTTGACTGcgccctcctgctgctctcccgcttgcggctccgggatcggctcggcaatcagctcgtaggcgacttcggtttcagtgtctacacgaataaaatatgccatgcatgagactcgTGGAAAGATgtaatgcaatgcaacacgcaATGAGAGGCACGGACTAAACTCTAAAATCATTTACGGAGCAACCTCACAATTATGGTTACGACAGAAATGGTTTAGAACTGATGTGCAGTCTTTGGTTCTAAtgccttttagcctgaagtgtttcctccaAAACAATAGCTACTAAACTTGCTTCGAAGGATTAACACAACTCTAGAGTTGCATGGGTTAAGACAGGAGCTTGTTTGGTTGAGATTACACAagcatgaaaaaaaataatcaattaaccacaattataaaagaaaggAGCATAGCTAGGGTAATTTAAAAGCAAAAACCTAACTTGCATAAATAACCTAGCAACAACAATTACCAGATTAACGTGATAGCGATAAAGCATGTCATAAaattttttccaacatttattgacgaTAGAAAGCATTTGTTTTAACCCTAGCAAGTTAAACTAAACACGATTATATTTACTCAAAAGTGCACAACACCAGCAcctaaaatttttacagtggattacacatacAAAGATTAGGCCACTGCatcaatttcatgatttttagataaacagaacaaccgatacaaaataaactagcttaagcacaaaccaaatttttagcagggcaaaagtgacatttcgcATGCttgagtatttttcctctgaagaccTTAACTTTAGAAACCCAACAAAATTAAGTTTgtattttttgcatttttctacgTTTTTATACATATTTTCAAAGTTTTCAGCCGAAAATAAATAATTGAAAATGGAAAAACAAAAACTAAATAGGGGGCTGACGACTGGGCCCCACCCATCAGTGGGAGGGAGCCCAGCCCAGCTCCCCTGTTTCGGCCGCGCAAGGCCTGGCGCGGCTGTGGCGACGGCG from Panicum virgatum strain AP13 chromosome 7N, P.virgatum_v5, whole genome shotgun sequence includes the following:
- the LOC120681029 gene encoding uncharacterized protein LOC120681029, whose protein sequence is MGRRLLVVVVVALALWCGGVESKAPAPKKPKGGGGGGEITVTITIKWKRNYKVSCKDKGGPDCYVGCPKECPNKCIASCTRCRSFCMCDFFPGTSCGDPRFTGGDGNTFYFHGHKDRSFCILSDAGVHINAHFIGNHNPELKRDFTWVQALGITFAGGRHRLYIGSRKAARWDEEVDHIVVALDGEPVDVAAVRDARWSSGTLPGLSVTRTDAVNSVLVQLDGVFAVSANAVPVTDEDDRVHKYGRTDRDSLVHLDLGFRFHNLTADVDGVLGQTYSPSYVSRLDIGAKMPVMGGAHKYLSSSLFSTDCAVSKFQHGVTAFAS